In Canis lupus dingo isolate Sandy chromosome 1, ASM325472v2, whole genome shotgun sequence, a single genomic region encodes these proteins:
- the ZNF576 gene encoding zinc finger protein 576 isoform X1 — protein MALLGEHTPWVPFLTPPFHFLASCLTFQSLSLLIHKTSCNSLPVPLSSPDVQLAYSHLGAPQCTRCLITFADSKFQERHMKREHPADFVAQKLQGALFICFTCARSFPSSKALLAHQRSHGPAARPSTPVAPTAAHPTFPCPDCGKTFGQAASLRRHRQAHETRVPPGPFACTECGQDFAQEAGLHQHYIRHARGEL, from the exons ATGGCTCTGCTGGGAGAGCACACTCCCTGGGTTCCATTCCTGACTCCACCATTTCATTTCCTAGCAAGTTGCCTAACCTTTCAGAGCCTCAGTCTGCTCATCCATAAAACGTCCTGTAATAGTTTGCCTGTGCCACTGTCCAGCCCTGACGTACagctggcatata GCCACCTGGGGGCCCCGCAGTGCACCCGCTGCCTCATCACCTTCGCCGATTCCAAGTTCCAGGAGCGTCACATGAAGCGGGAGCACCCAGCTGATTTCGTGGCCCAGAAGCTGCAGGGGGCCCTCTTCATCTGCTTCACCTGCGCCcgctccttcccctcctccaagGCCCTGCTCGCCCATCAGCGCAGCCACGGTCCAGCAGCCAGGCCCTCCACGCCAGTTGCACCCACCGCTGCCCACCCTACATTCCCCTGCCCTGACTGTGGCAAGACCTTTGGGCAGGCTGCTTCTCTGAGGCGGCACCGCCAGGCGCATGAGACCCGTGTCCCTCCAGGCCCCTTTGCCTGCACTGAGTGTGGTCAGGACTTTGCCCAGGAAGCTGGGCTGCATCAACACTACATCCGGCATGCCCGGGGGGAACTCTGA
- the ZNF576 gene encoding zinc finger protein 576 isoform X2, whose product MEDPHLEGATEQQDPSQERSPRSPGGDICHLGAPQCTRCLITFADSKFQERHMKREHPADFVAQKLQGALFICFTCARSFPSSKALLAHQRSHGPAARPSTPVAPTAAHPTFPCPDCGKTFGQAASLRRHRQAHETRVPPGPFACTECGQDFAQEAGLHQHYIRHARGEL is encoded by the exons ATGGAGGACCCGCATCTCGAAGGGGCCACGGAGCAGCAGGATCCGTCCCAGGAGAGGAGTCCCCGCAGCCCAGGAGGCGACATCT GCCACCTGGGGGCCCCGCAGTGCACCCGCTGCCTCATCACCTTCGCCGATTCCAAGTTCCAGGAGCGTCACATGAAGCGGGAGCACCCAGCTGATTTCGTGGCCCAGAAGCTGCAGGGGGCCCTCTTCATCTGCTTCACCTGCGCCcgctccttcccctcctccaagGCCCTGCTCGCCCATCAGCGCAGCCACGGTCCAGCAGCCAGGCCCTCCACGCCAGTTGCACCCACCGCTGCCCACCCTACATTCCCCTGCCCTGACTGTGGCAAGACCTTTGGGCAGGCTGCTTCTCTGAGGCGGCACCGCCAGGCGCATGAGACCCGTGTCCCTCCAGGCCCCTTTGCCTGCACTGAGTGTGGTCAGGACTTTGCCCAGGAAGCTGGGCTGCATCAACACTACATCCGGCATGCCCGGGGGGAACTCTGA
- the IRGQ gene encoding immunity-related GTPase family Q protein — translation MPPPRGDVTALFLGPPGCGKSALIAALCDGNVETIEIPEGRPDSGIPSLRALGPGLFLGELSCPPAAPGPWAAEANVLVLVLPGPEGNGEPLAPALGEAARAALARGTPLLAVRNLRPGESQDEAQARDQTAALLNGAGLGAAALFVLPADCGRRDGCKELERLRVALRSQAEVLQRLLPPAQDGFEVLGAAELEAVREAFETGGLEAALSWVRAGLERLGSARLDLAVAGNADVSLVLNVLLGLDPGDPDAEPVFMPAGPTPHPAPERPNVVLWHVPLGSAGTAAATPHPTHYDALILVTPGAPTEKDWAQVRPFVLPDAPLVGVRTDGEGEDPEYLEEEDEAEKEKPSCESLENTGGEGVKNARSEGREKRGPGLQKGSEEDSEKAGSGEGSEKAGSESVPPVGGGGKKSGSGDAERAAALSPEDETWEVLEEAPPPVFPLRPGGLPGLCEWLRRALPPAQAGALLLALPPASPHGARMKAAALRAGAWRPALLASLAAAAAPVPGLGWACDVALLRGQLAEWRRALGLEPAALARRERALGLTPGELAERTHFPGPVTRAEVEARLGAWAGEGTAGGAALGALSFLWPAGGAAATGGLGYRAAHGVLLQALSEMQADAEAVLAPHVPAQ, via the exons ATGCCACCGCCACGGGGTGACGTGACCGCCTTGTTCCTGGGGCCTCCGGGCTGTGGCAAGTCCGCGCTGATCGCAGCGCTGTGCGACGGGAATGTGGAGACCATAGAGATTCCCGAGGGCCGACCGGACTCCGGGATCCCCAGCCTGCGAGCATTGGGCCCTGGCCTCTTCCTGGGCGAGCTGAGCTGTCCGCCCGCAGCGCCAGGGCCCTGGGCGGCGGAGGCCAACGTGCTGGTATTGGTGCTGCCCGGCCCCGAGGGGAACGGGGAGCCCCTGGCCCCAGCGCTGGGAGAGGCAGCGCGGGCCGCCCTGGCCCGAGGGACCCCGCTGCTGGCTGTGCGGAATCTCCGCCCTGGGGAGTCACAAGATGAAGCCCAGGCCCGGGATCAGACCGCGGCCCTGCTGAACGGCGCGGGGTTGGGGGCCGCTGCTCTCTTCGTGCTGCCCGCGGACTGCGGCCGCCGAGACGGCTGCAAGGAATTGGAGCGCCTGCGAGTGGCGCTGCGGAGCCAGGCGGAGGTGCTGCAGAG GCTCCTGCCCCCGGCACAGGATGGCTTCGAGGTACTGGGTGCGGCAGAGCTGGAGGCCGTGCGGGAGGCTTTTGAGACCGGTGGCCTGGAGGCGGCGCTGTCGTGGGTTCGCGCTGGCCTGGAGCGACTGGGCAGCGCGCGGCTGGACCTGGCCGTGGCCGGCAACGCCGATGTGAGCCTTGTGCTGAACGTGCTGCTTGGGCTGGATCCCGGTGACCCAGATGCCGAGCCTGTTTTCATGCCCGCGGGGCCCACGCCCCACCCGGCCCCAGAGCGTCCCAATGTGGTGCTCTGGCACGTACCTCTGGGCTCCGCGGGCACTGCTGCCGCCACCCCCCATCCGACCCACTACGACGCCCTCATCCTAGTCACCCCGGGGGCCCCCACTGAGAAGGACTGGGCTCAGGTTCGGCCCTTCGTGCTGCCAGATGCGCCGCTGGTCGGCGTGCGAACAGACGGTGAGGGCGAAGATCCAGAGTACCTGGAGGAAGAGGACGAGGCGGAGAAAGAGAAGCCCAGCTGCGAGAGCTTAGAGAACACAGGCGGAGAGGGGGTGAAGAATGCACGCAGTGAGGGAAGGGAGAAACGTGGCCCGGGATTGCAGAAAGGTAGCGAGGAAGATTCCGAGAAAGCAGGCAGCGGGGAAGGCTCGGAGAAAGCGGGCAGCGAGAGTGTGCCGCCTGTTGGCGGTGGCGGGAAGAAATCAGGCAGTGGGGACGCGGAGCGTGCGGCCGCGCTGAGCCCCGAGGATGAGACGTGGGAGGTGCTGGAGGAGGCGCCGCCACCCGTGTTCCCGCTGCGGCCTGGCGGCCTCCCGGGGCTCTGCGAGTGGCTGCGGCGCGCGCTGCCCCCGGCCCAGGCGGGGGCGCTGCTGCTGGCGCTGCCCCCCGCGTCTCCCCACGGGGCGCGCATGAAGGCGGCGGCGCTGCGGGCCGGGGCGTGGCGGCCGGCTCTGCTGGCCagcctggcggcggcggcggcgcccgtACCCGGCCTAGGCTGGGCGTGCGACGTGGCGCTTCTGCGGGGTCAGCTGGCCGAGTGGCGGCGGGCGCTGGGGCTCGAACCCGCCGCGCTGGCTCGACGCGAGCGCGCGCTCGGCCTGACCCCGGGGGAGCTGGCGGAGCGGACGCACTTCCCGGGCCCGGTGACGCGCGCCGAGGTGGAGGCCAGGCTGGGCGCGTGGGCGGGCGAGGGCACTGCGGGGGGCGCGGCGCTGGGggccctttccttcctctggcccgcgggcggcgcggcggccACCGGCGGCCTGGGTTACCGCGCGGCGCACGGCGTCCTGCTGCAGGCCCTCAGCGAGATGCAGGCCGATGCCGAGGCGGTGCTGGCACCCCATGTGCCCGCGCAGTGA